GACAACCTAACTTTATTTCTGGTTGCGCTCTACACGTTTCCAGCTATCACGCAACGTTGTAGTACGGTTAAATACTGCTTTTTCAGCAGTCATATCGAGATCTGCGCAGTAGTAACCTAGACGTTCAAACTGTACACGCTCACCAGCCTTGCATTCTGCAAGGCGCGGCTCAACGTACGCTGTGATAATTTTTTCTGAATCAGGGTTGATGTAATCAATGAAGGTTTTGCCTTCTTCAACCTTGTTCGGGTTTTCTTTTTCGAAAAGTGGTTCGTACAAACGAACTTCTGCCGGCACCGCGTGCTTTATAGAAACCCAATGCAATGTACCTTTTACCTTACGACCATCTTCGGACCAGCCGCCTTTGGTTTCAGGATCATAGGTACAATGGATTTCAACAATTTCGCCGTTCTCGTCTTTCACAACGTCGGTTGCAGTAATGTAGTATGCGTACCGCAAACGTACTTCTTTACCGATGGCAAGGCGGAAGAACTTTTTGTTCGGCGCTTCTTCACGGAAATCTGCACGCTCAATGTACAGTTCACGAGAAAACGGAACAATGCGCTTGCCGTATTCTTCCAGTTCAGGATGAAGAGGCATATCAAATTCATCTACCTGATCTTCAGGGAAGTTTGTGATCACAACTTTAACAGGATCAACAACGCCCATGAGACGCGGAACAACGGCATTAAGCTTTTCACGCATGCAGAATTCAAGCATTGCTGCGTCAACCATAGAATCAGCTTTTGCTACGCCGATACGGGAACAAAATTCGCGGATAGCTTCCGGAGGACAGCCACGGCGACGCAGACCGGAAATGGTAGGCATACGCGGGTCATCCCAACCATGAACATAATCTTCTTCCACGAGCTGAATGAGCTTACGCTTGGAAAGAACGGTATGTGTCAGGTTCAGACGTGCAAATTCAATCTGCTGCGGACGGTATGCACCAAGAGTTTCGAGCAACCAATCGTACAATTCGCGGTTATTTTCAAAC
This Halodesulfovibrio sp. MK-HDV DNA region includes the following protein-coding sequences:
- a CDS encoding glutamine--tRNA ligase/YqeY domain fusion protein, with product MSKAPVAPEENNEGTSLDFIRTIIAEDCESGKYEGRVHTRFPPEPNGYLHLGHAKSICLNFGIAQEHEGGICNLRFDDTNPLKEEDEYVQSIQEDVKWLGFDWGEKPFYTSNYFEVLFGHAVKLIEMGKAYVDHSTLEAIREMRGTITETGTESPFRNRSVEENLDLFNRMRNGEFADGECILRAKIDMTSPNMIMRDPALYRIRRATHHRTGDAWCIYPMYDFAHCLSDSQEHITHSICTLEFENNRELYDWLLETLGAYRPQQIEFARLNLTHTVLSKRKLIQLVEEDYVHGWDDPRMPTISGLRRRGCPPEAIREFCSRIGVAKADSMVDAAMLEFCMREKLNAVVPRLMGVVDPVKVVITNFPEDQVDEFDMPLHPELEEYGKRIVPFSRELYIERADFREEAPNKKFFRLAIGKEVRLRYAYYITATDVVKDENGEIVEIHCTYDPETKGGWSEDGRKVKGTLHWVSIKHAVPAEVRLYEPLFEKENPNKVEEGKTFIDYINPDSEKIITAYVEPRLAECKAGERVQFERLGYYCADLDMTAEKAVFNRTTTLRDSWKRVERNQK